The following are encoded together in the Salvia hispanica cultivar TCC Black 2014 chromosome 6, UniMelb_Shisp_WGS_1.0, whole genome shotgun sequence genome:
- the LOC125197223 gene encoding respiratory burst oxidase homolog protein C-like produces the protein MKNKQDIHLHHRRLSNPEPAGKKSPRFTLPDDRTAAADDDYVEITLDLHDDSVEVHSVTAAGGGTVDDPNLKILAKGLEKKSSFGSSVLKRLASLTRPPPPPVKRLDRTKSAAAQALKGLKFISKAEGGAAWSEVEKRFEELASDGMLPRSLFGECIGMKGSKEFAGELFDALSRRRNISGDSITKEQLKDFWDQIADQSFDCRLKTFFDMVDKDADGRITEDEVREIITLSASANRLSNIQKQADEYARLIMEELDPSNLGYIMIENLETLLLQGAVQPGGGESRNLSKMLSEKLRRTEEHVLQRLYSDGRYFVADNWQRVWVIALWIGVMAALFAYKYVEYRNKNGFAVMGHCVCAAKGAAETLKLNMALILLPMCRNTITWLRNRTKLGAVVPFDDNINFHKVIAMAIGIGVGVHAISHLMCDFPRLLRASPEEYEKVVQYFGRDQPNSYWHYVKGFEGVTGIVMVVLMAIAFTLASPMFRRNKVQLPKPLDKLAGFNAFWYSHHLFIIVYTLLIAHGIKLYMTHEWYKKTTWMYLAIPITIYAAERLTRAFRSSIKAVKILKVAVYPGNVLSLHMSKPQGFNYKSGQYIFVNCAVVSPFEWHPFSITSAPMEDYLSVHIRTLGDWTRQLKTVFSEACQPPPTGKSGLLRADFLQGENNPNFPKVLIDGPYGAPTQDYKDYDVVLLVGLGIGATPMISVVKDIVNNIKAMEEDENAVEEGEGSEPGPMLSSPMHKRKIGSGSEKHDFKTTRAYFYWVTREQGSFEWFKGVMNEVAEMDRKGVIEMHNYCTSVYEEGDARSALIAMLQSINHAKNGVDIVSGTRVKSHFAKPNWRTVYKRIALNHPNSRVGVFYCGAPPPVAELRNLACDFSHKTSTKFEFHKENF, from the exons ATGAAAAACAAGCAAGATATCCAtctccaccaccgccgcctcTCCAACCCCGAGCCGGCCGGCAAGAAGAGCCCTCGCTTCACCCTCCCCGACGACcgcaccgccgccgccgatgACGACTACGTGGAGATCACCCTCGACCTCCACGACGACTCGGTCGAGGTCCACAGCGTCACGGCCGCCGGGGGCGGCACTGTGGACGATCCCAACCTCAAAATCCTGGCAAAGGGGCTGGAGAAGAAGTCCTCGTTCGGCTCATCCGTGCTGAAGCGCCTCGCTTCCCTCACGCGCCCCCCTCCGCCACCCGTGAAGCGCCTCGACCGGACCAAGTCGGCCGCGGCCCAGGCGCTCAAGGGGCTCAAGTTCATCAGCAAGGCCGAGGGCGGCGCGGCGTGGAGCGAGGTCGAGAAGCGATTCGAGGAGCTCGCTAGCGATGGAATGCTGCCTCGCTCGCTCTTTGGCGAATGTATTG GGATGAAGGGGTCGAAGGAGTTCGCTGGGGAGCTCTTCGACGCGCTTTCACGGCGGAGGAATATCTCCGGCGACTCTATTACTAAGGAGCAGCTGAAGGATTTCTGGGATCAGATTGCGGATCAGAGCTTTGACTGTCGACTTAAAACTTTCTTTGACAT GGTGGATAAAGATGCCGATGGAAGAATTACTGAAGATGAAGTCAGagag ATTATAACGCTGAGCGCTTCAGCAAACAGACTATCCAACATCCAGAAGCAGGCAGATGAGTACGCAAGATTAATCATGGAAGAATTAGACCCCTCCAATCTCGGTTACATAATG ATAGAGAACTTGGAGACGCTCCTGCTGCAAGGGGCGGTGCAGCCGGGTGGGGGAGAGAGCCGGAATCTAAGCAAAATGCTGAGCGAGAAGCTGAGGCGGACGGAGGAGCACGTGCTGCAGCGCCTGTACAGCGACGGCCGGTATTTTGTGGCGGACAATTGGCAGAGAGTGTGGGTGATTGCGCTGTGGATTGGAGTCATGGCGGCGCTCTTCGCCTACAAATATGTGGAGTACAGGAACAAGAATGGGTTCGCAGTGATGGGCCACTGCGTTTGCGCGGCAAAGGGCGCGGCCGAGACGCTCAAGCTGAACATGGCGTTGATTCTGCTGCCGATGTGCCGCAACACCATCACTTGGCTCAGGAACAGAACTAAGTTAGGTGCTGTGGTTCCCTTTGATGACAATATCAATTTCCACAAG gTGATTGCCATGGCCATTGGAATAGGGGTCGGAGTACATGCGATAAGTCATCTGATGTGCGATTTTCCTCGCCTCCTCCGGGCAAGTCCGGAGGAGTACGAGAAGGTGGTGCAATATTTTGGAAGGGATCAGCCAAATAGCTATTGGCATTATGTGAAAGGATTTGAAGGTGTGACGGGGATTGTTATGGTGGTTTTAATGGCTATAGCTTTCACATTAGCATCACCAATGTTTAGAAGGAACAAAGTCCAGCTACCAAAGCCTTTAGACAAGCTTGCAGGGTTCAATGCCTTTTGGTATTCACACCACCTATTCATCATTGTCTATACCCTCCTCATTGCTCATGGAATCAAGCTATATATGACCCATGAATGGTACAAAAAAACA ACATGGATGTATCTGGCCATTCCTATCACAATTTATGCTGCAGAGAGATTGACTAGAGCTTTCAGATCCAGTATCAAGGCTGTCAAGATCCTTAAG GTGGCTGTCTATCCTGGGAATGTGCTATCATTGCACATGTCTAAGCCTCAAGGATTCAACTATAAAAGTggacaatatatttttgtcaatTGTGCAGTTGTTTCTCCATTCGAATG GCACCCTTTTTCGATAACATCAGCTCCCATGGAAGATTATCTTAGTGTTCACATTCGTACACTTGGTGACTGGACCAGACAACTCAAAACTGTATTCTCAGag GCTTGTCAGCCGCCACCTACAGGCAAAAGTGGGCTTCTCAGAGCTGACTTTTTGCAAGGAGAAAATAATCCTAA CTTCCCAAAAGTACTAATAGATGGTCCTTATGGAGCACCAACACAAGACTACAAGGACTACGACGTGGTCCTATTGGTAGGGCTCGGGATTGGGGCAACCCCGATGATCAGTGTTGTGAAGGACATCGTCAACAATATAAAAGCAATGGAGGAAGATGAGAATGCGGTGGAGGAGGGGGAGGGGAGCGAACCCGGACCCATGCTTTCCTCCCCGAtgcataaaagaaaaattgggtCGGGCAGCGAGAAGCACGACTTCAAGACAACAAGGGCTTACTTCTATTGGGTGACTCGAGAGCAAGGCTCGTTCGAATGGTTCAAGGGTGTAATGAACGAGGTTGCTGAAATGGATCGTAAAGGAGTGATCGAAATGCACAATTATTGCACAAGTGTGTATGAAGAAGGGGATGCTCGATCTGCCCTAATAGCTATGCTTCAATCGATCAATCATGCTAAAAATGGAGTAGACATTGTATCGGGGACTAGGGTTAAGTCACATTTTGCTAAGCCCAATTGGAGGACTGTCTACAAGAGAATTGCTCTCAATCATCCTAATTCAAGAGTCG GAGTGTTTTATTGTGGTGCACCGCCACCGGTGGCGGAACTAAGAAACCTAGCTTGTGATTTTTCTCACAAGACCTCAACCAAATTCGAGTTCCACAAAGAAAACTTTTGA
- the LOC125197224 gene encoding uncharacterized protein LOC125197224, with protein sequence MALLCFVLDLRSLSPPVLRDLKQSLLQLANYYAISSLKVDCHVDGIQSNSKPLPDRIGLCYIARNRISCCDELKIAYNPQEKFSLRDLHHALSNLPLDTFCPESNDSEGICKDLKLADVLSEKTVYTWGGQDKTVKRKVILISSSLVGALDSVTMKALTDAANKCVLVEFILLEQTSSQLSDNSENVNQFVKQIGSLTNCSFQTCVPGLQVLYGLGKRWFQELKDDKEVPLQAHFIFKTSLMSSLNQISCDLCASFNPRVDEFNHCQACRCHGIPLDHSSVHQSSKFHSCPITNDNLGALDINENAVRVGEQTILYMPSFYNRPKPRKVTSINFDVIQRTYLGSLDEGLIRGATYFVTPTSHQSDENDASKLNSQLFQVVCRVLNSLDQGLVCSSTCNIETATETSFRFYYILLPSDKGLMLVRRLSASEEVLPMPVYSHLTSSSILEEINTAVQASLLKVEVSDYNPFHHERGFHKKLNTLVKESLQFGAILPKSKEETSTSELNAQNSDLHPSKPAAGNLVTGDESPDSDTKLGENRTGPSLAEEWEQLIVTELGSMHSPTCIANTKLDQQLVASSSSQNTRPLDEKTSRILERLENPKQLKRKAASPTISCSFSADICGPVKKPLIPYRATDSEEQGLVHTQPIKPNFQRLKRKK encoded by the exons ATGGCTTTGCTCTGCTTTGTTTTGGATTTGCGGAGTTTATCACCTCCAGTTCTTCGAGATCTGAAGCAG TCATTGTTGCAGCTTGCAAATTACTATGCAATTTCGAGTCTGAAGGTTGATTGTCATGTTGATGGAATTCAATCGAATTCGAAGCCTCTGCCTGACCGGATCGGACTGTGCTATATTGCGAGGAACAGAATTTCTTGTTGCGATGAG CTGAAGATTGCATATAATCCCCAAGAAAAGTTCAGCTTACGCGACCTTCATCACGCACTAAGTAATTTGCCTCTTGATACTTTCTGTCCTGAATCTAATGATTCTGAAGGCATATGTAAGG ACCTTAAGCTGGCAGATGTTCTGAGTGAAAAAACTGTATACACTTGGGGAGGCCAAGATAAAACCGTTAAAAGAAAAGTGATTTTGATTAGTTCTTCTCTTGTTGGTGCCTTGGATTCTGTTACAATGAAGGCTCTGACA GATGCAGCTAACAAGTGTGTCTTGGTAGAATTCATTTTGCTGGAGCAAACATCAAGTCAACTTAGTGACAACAGTGAGAATGTCAACCAATTTGTTAAGCAGATTGGTTCTCTTACAAACTGCTCATTTCAGACATGCGTTCCAG GTCTACAGGTACTGTATGGTCTTGGAAAAAGATGGTTTCAGGAATTAAAGGATGACAAAGAAGTACCACTACAAgcccatttcattttcaagaCTAGTTTAATGAGCAGTCTCAATCAGATATCCTGCGACTTGTGTGCATCTTTCAACCCCAGAGTTGATGAGTTCAATCATTGTCAG GCATGCAGATGTCATGGTATTCCATTGGATCATTCAAGTGTGCATCAGAGCAGCAAGTTTCATTCTTGCCCCATAACCAATGATAATCTCGGAGCTTTAGATATAAATGAGAACGCTGTTAGGGTTGGTGAACAAACAATACTATACATGCCCTCTTTTTATAACAGACCGAAGCCGAGGAAAGTTACATCTATTAATTTCGATGTGATTCAGAGGACTTACTTAGGATCACTAGATGAAG GACTGATAAGGGGCGCTACATACTTTGTTACTCCAACTTCACACCAGTCAGATGAGAATGACGCCTCAAAGCTAAATTCACAAC TCTTTCAAGTCGTCTGTAGAGTTCTAAATTCCCTTGATCAAGGTCTGGTGTGCTCTTCTACATGTAACATTGAAACTGCAACAGAGACTTCATTCCGGTTCTATTACATTCTTCTACCTTCGGACAAAGGACTGATGCTTGTCCGG AGGCTTTCAGCATCAGAAGAAGTTTTGCCCATGCCTGTGTATAGCCACCTCACTAGCTCATCTATCCTTGAAGAGATTAATACCGCAGTTCAAGCCTCTTTGCTAAAG GTAGAAGTAAGTGACTACAATCCATTCCACCATGAGAGAGGTTTCCATAAAAAGTTAAACACTCTTGTTAAAGAGAGCCTACAGTTTGG AGCAATACTTCCTAAAAGCAAAGAAGAAACCTCAACGTCAGAGTTGAACGCGCAGAACTCTGATCTTCACCCATCAAAGCCGGCAGCAGGCAACCTTGTTACAGGAGACGAATCTCCAGATTCCGACACTAAACTAGGAGAAAACAGAACCGGCCCATCTCTCGCCGAAGAATGGGAGCAACTTATTGTCACTGAGCTTGGCAGCATGCATTCTCCCACATGCATTGCTAACACAAAGCTCGACCAACAGCTCGTTGCATCATCATCGTCACAAAATACCAGGCCACTGGATGAGAAAACTTCAAGAATTCTCGAGAGACTGGAAAACCCCAAGCAGCTAAAGAGAAAAGCAGCTTCGCCTACAATCTCGTGCAGTTTCTCTGCTGATATTTGTGGGCCGGTTAAGAAGCCCCTTATACCGTATAGGGCCACTGACAGCGAAGAGCAAGGCCTGGTGCACACCCAACCAATAAAGCCCAATTTCCAGAGATTGAAAAGGAAGAAATAG